In the Longimicrobium sp. genome, TGGGCGTGGCGCGCGAGCACATGGACGACGAGGAGTACCGCCGCCGCGCCCGCGAAGCGCTCGGCGAGTTCGCCACGGCCGCCACCGACGAGGAGTGGGCCGATTTCGGTCGGCGGCTCTTCTTTGGAAGCCACGTCTTCGACGACGAGGAAGGCTTCGAGCGGCTCAAGACGCAGCTCCAGGGGATCGATCAGCAGTTCGGCATCCCGGGCAACCGCCTCTTCTACTACGCCGTGCCGCCGCAGGTGGTCGACGAGATCTCGCGCGACCTGGGGAAGGCGGGGCTCATCTGCCCGCCGAGCTGCCCGTGCTGGACGCGCGCCATCGTGGAGAAGCCCTTCGGCCGCGACCTCGCCTCCGCGCAGGAGCTCAACAAGGCGCTGCTGGAGGTCTACGACGAGCGGCAGATCTTTCGCATCGACCACTATCTGGGGAAGGAGACGCTGCAGAACCTGATGGTCTTCCGCTTCGGCAACTCGGTGTGGGAGCCGCTGTGGACGCGCAGCCACATCGACCACGTGCAGATCACCGTCGCGGAGAAGGTGGGGCTGGAGCAGCGCGCCGACTACTACGAGAAGAGCGGCGCGCTGCGCGACATGGTGCAGAGCCACCTCCTCCAGATCCTGACGCTGGTGGCGATGGAGCCGCCCGCATCGTACGACGCGGACTCGGTGCGCAACGAAAAGGTCAAGGTGCTGCGCTCCATCCGCCCGCTGTTGGGCGAGGACATCGACCGCGAGACCGTCCGCGGCCAGTACACGTCCGGCGAGGCGGGTCGGGGCTACCGCGAGGAGGAGGGCGCCGCCCCCGATTCGCGCACCGAGACCTTCGCGGCCCTGCGGCTTCAGGTGGAGAACTGGCGATGGGCGGGGGTCCCGTTCTACCTGCGCACCGGGAAGCGCCTTCCGGCCAAGGCGACGGAGGTGGTGATCGCCTTCCGCCCGGCGCCGCACCCGGTGATGGACCTGGTGGACGGCGACCTCCCCTCGCCCAACGCGCTGGTCCTGCGCATCCAGCCCAAGGAGGGGATCTCGCTCTTCTTCGAGGCCAAGGTCCCCGGCCTCACCGGCCGGATGCAGCCGGTGAGCATGGACTTCGACTACGCCACCGCCTTCGAGGGCGCCGAGTCGCCCGAGGCCTACCAGCGCCTCCTGCTGGACGCCATGCTC is a window encoding:
- the zwf gene encoding glucose-6-phosphate dehydrogenase; translation: RVPQPLVLVIFGGTGDLARRKLIPALFRLWQQQLLPEAFAVVGVAREHMDDEEYRRRAREALGEFATAATDEEWADFGRRLFFGSHVFDDEEGFERLKTQLQGIDQQFGIPGNRLFYYAVPPQVVDEISRDLGKAGLICPPSCPCWTRAIVEKPFGRDLASAQELNKALLEVYDERQIFRIDHYLGKETLQNLMVFRFGNSVWEPLWTRSHIDHVQITVAEKVGLEQRADYYEKSGALRDMVQSHLLQILTLVAMEPPASYDADSVRNEKVKVLRSIRPLLGEDIDRETVRGQYTSGEAGRGYREEEGAAPDSRTETFAALRLQVENWRWAGVPFYLRTGKRLPAKATEVVIAFRPAPHPVMDLVDGDLPSPNALVLRIQPKEGISLFFEAKVPGLTGRMQPVSMDFDYATAFEGAESPEAYQRLLLDAMLGDATLFARRDEVEAAWTLVTPILERWEAGGEPEGYPAGSWGPDGADRLMGEDRRGWHQP